The following are encoded together in the Glycine soja cultivar W05 chromosome 5, ASM419377v2, whole genome shotgun sequence genome:
- the LOC114413649 gene encoding protein SAR DEFICIENT 1-like, whose translation MAAKRFFDDSDQDNNKPPGDKRMRTTPRPSFASVIGEVVMVKNLQNLFSGLEPLLRRVVNEEVERVMRHCTVPRTISRSPSLRIEAASLEKPSNYELMFSKKLLVPIFTGSRIVDIDGNPIQVILVDKSGGDGELVAVPTSVPQPIKLEIVVLDGDFPNNKESWTTEEFNNNIVKERTGKRPLLTGELNLTMRDGIAPIEEIEFTDNSSWIRSRKFRVAVRVAPGSNHTLPIRQGMTEPFVVKDHRGELYKKHYPPKLNDEVWRLEKIGKDGAFHKKLSKEGINSVQDFLKLSVVDVHRLRKILGVGMSEKMWEVTMKHAKTCEKGNKYYVYRGPNFSVFLNSICQLVRADINGQSFPSRERSNMTRSYMEKLVREAYVRWNDLEEIDAAFLTQGETLEQFPNNHQASLIAYDQNDYFGDKSAEVGNYVPTHNAQIGCSEWAVNGTFGTTSFVNGIPYSFLDSQSDSDISPSVDGAARWP comes from the exons ATGGCTGCGAAACGGTTTTTTGATGATTCTGATCAAGACAATAATAAGCCACCAGGCGATAAACGGATGAGAACTACACCAAGACCTTCTTTTGCTTC GGTAATAGGAGAAGTGGTGATGGTGAAAAACTTGCAGAACCTTTTCTCAGGCTTGGAGCCCTTGCTTAGAAGAGTG GTGAATGAAGAGGTGGAGCGAGTGATGAGGCATTGTACTGTGCCACGTACAATAAGTAGGTCCCCTTCGTTGAGGATCGAAGCAGCATCATTGGAGAAACCATCGAACTATGAACTCATGTTCAGCAAGAAGCTATTGGTCCCTATATTCACAGGAAGCAGAATAGTGGACATAGATGGGAACCCAATCCAGGTGATTCTGGTTGACAAAAGTGGCGGTGATGGTGAATTAGTAGCGGTTCCCACGAGTGTGCCCCAGCCCATAAAGCTAGAGATAGTGGTGCTTGATGGAGATTTTCCTAACAACAAGGAATCATGGACGACTGAGGAGTTCAACAACAACATAGTGAAGGAGAGAACGGGGAAGAGGCCATTGCTCACAGGAGAATTGAATCTGACCATGAGGGATGGGATTGCACCAATTGAAGAGATTGAGTTCACTGATAACTCTAGTTGGATACGAAGCAGGAAGTTCAGAGTTGCTGTTAGGGTGGCTCCAGGGAGTAATCACACTCTCCCAATTCGTCAAGGAATGACTGAGCCATTTGTTGTTAAGGATCACCGTGGTGAAT TGTACAAGAAACATTACCCACCTAAGCTCAATGACGAAGTGTGGCGCCTAGAGAAGATTGGTAAAGACGgagctttccacaaaaaatTGTCCAAAGAGGGGATAAACAGCGTCCAAGACTTTCTCAAGTTATCCGTTGTTGATGTCCATAGGCTCAGAAAG ATTTTGGGCGTTGGGATGTCAGAAAAAATGTGGGAAGTGACAATGAAGCATGCAAAGACTTGCGAGAAGGGCAACAAGTACTACGTGTACCGTGGGCCTAATTTTAGCGTCTTTCTGAATTCCATATGCCAGCTGGTTAGAGCTGATATCAACGGCCAAAGTTTTCCGAGTAGAGAGCGAAGCAACATGACCAGG AGCTATATGGAGAAATTGGTGAGAGAAGCATATGTTAGATGGAATGACTTGGAGGAAATTGATGCGGCTTTCTTAACCCAAG GTGAAACTTTGGAGCAATTTCCAAACAATCATCAAGCATCACTAATAGCATATGATCAGAACGACTATTTTGGTGATAAATCTGCCGAAGTTGGTAACTATGTACCAACCCATAATGCACAAATTGGATGCAGCGAGTGGGCAGTGAATGGAACATTTGGCACAACATCATTTGTGAATGGCATACCTTACAGCTTCTTAGATTCACAATCGGACAGTGACATAAGCCCCTCAGTTGATGGTGCCGCAAGGTGGCCTTAG